In Pseudomonas hamedanensis, a single window of DNA contains:
- a CDS encoding helix-turn-helix domain-containing protein produces the protein MSILIKTVAEHWEYVAPLVRKPKSEEDYDVLVRAVNEILEITGEDESHPLMSLLDIIGDWIEEWDRTHHPMAEASGEEVLGYMMREHGLTQSDLPGVGTQSVVSEILSGKRKLNLRQIRWLAERFNVPIEVFI, from the coding sequence ATGAGCATTTTGATCAAGACAGTGGCTGAGCACTGGGAATATGTCGCGCCGCTGGTTCGCAAGCCGAAGAGCGAAGAGGATTACGACGTCTTGGTGCGGGCGGTCAATGAGATTCTCGAAATAACCGGGGAAGATGAATCGCATCCATTGATGAGCCTTTTGGACATCATCGGTGACTGGATCGAGGAATGGGATCGCACCCATCATCCGATGGCTGAAGCGAGCGGCGAAGAAGTGCTTGGCTATATGATGCGCGAACACGGCCTCACTCAGAGCGACCTTCCTGGCGTGGGTACTCAGTCCGTCGTTTCGGAGATTTTGAGCGGTAAGCGAAAGCTCAACCTGCGCCAGATCCGCTGGCTGGCTGAGCGTTTCAATGTACCGATCGAGGTGTTTATCTGA
- the selO gene encoding protein adenylyltransferase SelO → MKALDELTFDNRFARLGDAFSTHVLPEPIDNPRLVVASPAALALLDLDPASAETEEFAQVFGGHKLWADAEPRAMVYSGHQFGGYTPQLGDGRGLLLGEVYNNAGEHWDLHLKGAGQTPFSRMGDGRAVLRSSIREFLASEALHALNIPSSRAACVIGSDTPVWREKQERAAMVLRLAPSHIRFGHFEYFYYTKRSEQQKQLGEHVLAMHFPQCLEQPEPYLAMFREIVERNAELIAKWQAYGFCHGVMNTDNMSILGITFDFGPFAFLDDFDAHFICNHSDDQGRYSFSNQVPVGQWNLSALAQALTPFISVDALRETLGLYLPLFQAHYLDLMRRRFGFTSAEDDDQQLLENLLQLMQNSGVDYTLFFRRLGEASAEQAVARLRDDFVDIKGFDIWGERYVARVARDGNADQEQRRARMHAVNPLYILRNYLAQKAIDAAEQGDYSEVRRLHTVLSNPFEEQPGMEGYAERPPEWGKHLEISCSS, encoded by the coding sequence GTGAAAGCCCTCGACGAACTGACTTTCGACAACCGCTTCGCCCGCCTGGGCGACGCGTTCTCCACTCACGTGTTGCCCGAGCCGATCGACAATCCGCGTCTGGTCGTTGCCAGCCCGGCAGCCCTGGCCTTATTGGACCTCGATCCGGCCAGCGCCGAAACCGAAGAATTCGCGCAAGTGTTTGGCGGCCACAAGCTGTGGGCCGATGCCGAGCCACGGGCGATGGTTTATTCCGGCCATCAGTTCGGCGGCTATACCCCGCAGTTGGGCGACGGTCGCGGTTTGTTGCTGGGTGAGGTGTACAACAACGCCGGCGAACACTGGGACTTGCACCTCAAGGGCGCCGGGCAGACGCCGTTCTCACGCATGGGCGATGGCCGCGCGGTGCTGCGCTCGTCGATTCGTGAATTCCTTGCCTCCGAAGCGTTGCATGCGCTGAACATTCCTTCTTCCCGCGCCGCCTGCGTGATTGGCTCCGACACCCCGGTCTGGCGTGAAAAGCAGGAGCGCGCGGCGATGGTGCTGCGTCTGGCACCCAGCCATATCCGCTTCGGCCACTTTGAATACTTCTATTACACCAAGCGCTCCGAGCAGCAAAAGCAGCTCGGCGAACACGTACTGGCGATGCATTTTCCACAATGCCTCGAGCAACCGGAACCGTACCTGGCGATGTTCCGCGAGATTGTCGAGCGCAATGCCGAACTGATCGCCAAGTGGCAGGCCTACGGCTTTTGCCACGGCGTGATGAACACCGACAACATGTCGATCCTCGGCATCACCTTCGACTTCGGCCCGTTCGCCTTCCTTGATGATTTCGATGCGCACTTCATCTGTAACCACTCAGACGATCAGGGCCGCTACTCGTTCAGCAATCAGGTGCCCGTCGGTCAATGGAACCTCAGCGCCCTGGCCCAGGCGCTGACGCCGTTCATCAGTGTCGATGCCCTGCGTGAAACACTTGGCCTGTATCTGCCGCTGTTTCAGGCCCACTACCTGGATTTGATGCGCCGCCGCTTCGGCTTCACCAGCGCTGAAGACGACGATCAGCAGCTGCTGGAAAACCTGCTGCAACTGATGCAGAACAGCGGCGTCGATTACACGCTGTTCTTCCGCCGACTCGGTGAAGCGTCAGCCGAACAGGCTGTCGCCCGCCTGCGCGATGACTTCGTCGATATCAAGGGTTTCGATATCTGGGGCGAGCGTTATGTCGCGCGGGTGGCACGCGACGGCAATGCCGACCAGGAACAACGCCGCGCGCGGATGCACGCGGTCAATCCGCTGTACATCCTGCGCAATTACCTCGCACAAAAAGCCATCGACGCCGCCGAACAAGGCGATTACTCAGAGGTTCGCCGACTGCACACGGTGTTGAGCAACCCGTTCGAAGAGCAGCCAGGGATGGAAGGTTATGCCGAGCGGCCGCCGGAATGGGGCAAGCATTTGGAGATCAGCTGCTCGTCGTGA
- the trxC gene encoding thioredoxin TrxC, with product MTTPLLIPCPTCNGLNRIPAERLADHPKCGRCKSAVLLSKPFELTQGDYASQIKGDLPLLVDVWADWCGPCKSFAPVFEQAAAQLAGKCRLAKLDSEANRQLSAQLGIRSIPSLILFKNGKEVARQSAAFPLPQLMAWLRSQGI from the coding sequence ATGACAACCCCTCTCCTCATCCCCTGCCCCACCTGCAACGGCCTCAACCGCATCCCCGCCGAGCGCCTCGCTGACCACCCCAAGTGCGGGCGCTGCAAATCTGCGGTGCTGTTGAGCAAACCCTTTGAACTCACGCAAGGCGACTACGCCAGCCAGATCAAGGGCGATCTGCCGTTGCTGGTGGACGTGTGGGCGGACTGGTGCGGGCCGTGCAAGTCGTTTGCGCCGGTGTTCGAACAGGCGGCGGCGCAGTTGGCGGGCAAGTGTCGGCTGGCCAAACTGGACAGCGAGGCGAATCGCCAGTTATCGGCGCAGTTGGGGATTCGCTCGATCCCGAGCCTGATTCTGTTTAAAAACGGCAAGGAAGTGGCACGGCAAAGTGCCGCGTTTCCGTTGCCGCAACTGATGGCTTGGCTGCGTAGCCAAGGTATCTGA
- a CDS encoding type II toxin-antitoxin system HigB family toxin has protein sequence MHVFSEKPIREAKEKWPQTASALAQWFRLAKRSCPKDFSAMKSIFPAIDKVGQFHVFDLGGNKLRLIAFVSYRSQRLYIKYVLDHREYDRGKWKEAKV, from the coding sequence ATGCATGTGTTCAGCGAAAAACCCATCAGAGAGGCCAAGGAAAAATGGCCACAAACGGCAAGCGCACTGGCGCAGTGGTTTCGACTGGCAAAGAGAAGCTGTCCCAAGGACTTCTCGGCGATGAAATCGATATTTCCTGCGATCGACAAGGTGGGCCAGTTTCATGTCTTTGACCTGGGCGGCAACAAGCTGCGACTGATCGCTTTTGTCAGTTATCGATCGCAGAGGTTGTACATAAAATATGTTCTGGATCATCGCGAATATGATCGGGGCAAATGGAAGGAAGCGAAGGTATGA
- the mscK gene encoding mechanosensitive channel MscK: protein MPTLRSFFAAALLGLSLTVGPLYAAEPPSSDAVQASLDKLADSKLPDADKKAMQTVLQNTLNQLNSEREYEQKLIDLKQQLATAPKQTIENTRELTRLKATPVVPVAQRFPKESIQQLEQILTDRSTQQSDLQKALAEANSLIITAQTRPERAQAEISASQTRIQQINNILKSGKDTGKTVTAEQRDQLNAELAALNALIPLRRQELAGNTQLQDLGNAQHDLLSEKSDRLDREIQELQTLINQKRLAQSQETVTQQSIEAQKAGGSSLLASESATNLKLSDYLLKSTDRLNEVTQQNLQTKQQLDTLTQSDSALDEQIAVLKGSLLLSKILYKQKQALPHLKVDRDLADQIADIRLYQFDVSQQRELLSNPATYVDNLLATQPPEQVTPQLRKSLLELANTRTDLLERLNRELSAMLNESITLQLNQKQLLSTAQSLRATLDEQMFWIPSNKPLDVEWMRGVPERLQRQVNTLPWASSLSELTDGLTQRPLLFLPLALLIGALLWRRKSLYGRLNKVHQDIGHFKRDSQWHTPQAILINILLAMPVALGLALCGLALQIDARGQNANMGAALLQMGQAWLVFYTAYRILAPGGVAELHFRWEKPQVEFLQGWVRRLGLVVMALVAVVAVAELQPAALADDVLGMPVVLTCYALMAWLLSRLLISSPTHQNASLFRKAVGVMFTLLPIALFVAVCFGYYYTALKLSDRLINTLYLLMFWLVIEATFVRGLSVAARRLAYQRALAKRQAAKEAGDGEAVIEEPTLDIEKVNEQSLRLIRLALLGGFIAALYWVWSDLISVFSYLDNITLYEYTSGTGANMSMVPISIGDMLGALIIIGITFALARNLPGLLEVFVLSKLNLAQGSAYATTTLLSYVIAGVGFVTTLSTLGVSWDKLQWLVAALSVGLGFGMQEIFANFISGIMILFERPVRIGDTITIGNLSGTVSKIRIRATTITDFDRKDIIVPNKTFITGQLINWSLTDTITRVTLKLGVDYGSDLDLVKELLLKAARENPRVLKEPEPHVYFLNFGESTLDHELRMHVRDLGDRNPVLDEVNRFINREFKKQHINISFRQMEVYLKNLHGQEYKMVPVEPENKTIVPIVDAQKPLQEPPPSKLD, encoded by the coding sequence ATGCCTACCCTGCGCTCCTTTTTCGCCGCGGCCCTGCTGGGCCTGAGTCTTACTGTCGGCCCGCTGTACGCCGCCGAACCACCGTCCAGCGACGCCGTGCAGGCCAGCCTCGACAAGCTGGCCGACAGCAAACTGCCGGATGCCGATAAAAAGGCAATGCAAACCGTCCTGCAGAACACGCTCAATCAGCTGAACAGCGAGCGCGAGTACGAGCAGAAGCTGATCGACCTCAAACAGCAACTGGCGACCGCGCCCAAGCAGACCATCGAAAACACCCGCGAGCTGACACGCCTCAAAGCGACGCCAGTGGTGCCGGTGGCGCAGCGCTTTCCCAAGGAGTCCATCCAGCAGTTGGAGCAGATCCTCACGGATCGTTCGACCCAGCAGAGTGACCTGCAAAAAGCCCTGGCCGAGGCCAACAGCCTGATCATCACGGCGCAGACCCGGCCCGAGCGCGCGCAAGCGGAGATTTCCGCCAGCCAGACGCGCATTCAGCAGATCAACAACATCCTCAAGTCCGGCAAGGACACCGGTAAAACGGTCACCGCCGAACAGCGCGACCAGTTGAATGCCGAGCTGGCCGCCCTCAATGCGCTGATTCCGCTGCGCCGTCAGGAACTGGCCGGCAATACCCAGTTGCAGGATCTGGGCAATGCCCAGCACGACTTGCTCTCGGAGAAATCCGACCGCCTCGATCGCGAGATTCAGGAACTGCAAACCCTGATCAACCAGAAGCGTCTCGCGCAGTCACAGGAAACCGTCACCCAGCAATCGATCGAAGCGCAGAAGGCCGGCGGCAGCAGCCTGCTGGCGAGTGAGAGCGCCACCAACCTGAAACTGTCGGACTACTTGCTCAAAAGCACCGATCGTCTCAACGAAGTTACCCAGCAGAACCTGCAGACCAAACAGCAACTCGACACCCTGACCCAGAGCGATTCGGCGCTGGACGAGCAGATCGCCGTGCTCAAGGGCAGCCTGCTGCTGTCGAAAATTCTCTACAAGCAGAAACAGGCCCTGCCGCACTTGAAGGTTGACCGCGACCTCGCCGACCAGATCGCCGATATTCGCCTCTATCAGTTCGATGTCAGCCAACAACGCGAGCTGCTGAGCAACCCGGCGACCTATGTCGACAACTTGCTCGCCACGCAGCCGCCGGAGCAGGTCACCCCGCAACTGCGCAAGAGCCTGCTGGAGCTGGCCAACACCCGCACTGACTTGCTGGAACGACTGAACCGCGAACTGAGCGCGATGCTCAATGAGTCGATCACCCTGCAGCTCAATCAGAAACAACTGCTGAGCACCGCGCAAAGCCTGCGTGCGACCCTCGATGAGCAAATGTTCTGGATCCCCAGCAACAAGCCACTGGACGTTGAGTGGATGCGCGGCGTGCCGGAACGCCTGCAACGACAGGTCAACACCCTGCCATGGGCGTCGAGCCTGAGCGAGCTGACCGATGGCCTGACCCAGCGGCCATTGCTGTTCCTGCCGCTGGCGCTGCTGATCGGCGCACTGCTGTGGCGACGCAAAAGTCTGTATGGAAGGCTGAACAAGGTTCACCAGGACATCGGCCACTTCAAGCGCGACAGCCAGTGGCACACGCCTCAGGCGATCCTGATCAATATCCTGCTGGCGATGCCGGTGGCACTGGGCCTGGCGCTGTGCGGTCTGGCGTTGCAGATCGACGCCCGTGGACAGAACGCCAATATGGGCGCGGCGCTATTGCAAATGGGCCAGGCCTGGCTGGTGTTCTACACCGCTTACCGGATTCTCGCGCCGGGCGGCGTGGCGGAATTGCACTTTCGCTGGGAGAAACCGCAGGTCGAATTTCTTCAGGGCTGGGTGCGCCGACTGGGCCTGGTGGTCATGGCGCTGGTGGCCGTGGTCGCCGTCGCCGAACTGCAACCGGCGGCACTCGCCGACGACGTACTCGGCATGCCGGTGGTGCTGACTTGCTACGCGCTGATGGCGTGGCTGCTCAGCCGCCTGCTGATCAGCAGCCCGACGCACCAGAATGCCTCGCTGTTCCGCAAGGCCGTGGGTGTGATGTTCACCCTGCTGCCGATCGCCCTGTTCGTCGCGGTGTGCTTCGGCTACTACTACACCGCGCTGAAACTCAGCGATCGTTTGATCAACACCCTGTACCTGCTGATGTTCTGGCTGGTGATTGAAGCCACCTTCGTTCGCGGCCTGAGCGTGGCCGCGCGGCGTCTGGCTTACCAGCGCGCCCTGGCCAAACGGCAGGCAGCCAAAGAAGCCGGCGACGGCGAAGCGGTGATCGAAGAACCAACCCTGGACATCGAAAAGGTCAACGAACAATCCCTGCGCCTGATCCGCCTGGCCCTGCTCGGCGGTTTCATCGCGGCGCTGTACTGGGTCTGGTCGGACCTGATCTCGGTGTTTTCGTACCTGGACAACATCACCCTCTACGAATACACCAGCGGCACTGGCGCCAACATGAGCATGGTGCCGATCAGCATCGGCGACATGCTCGGCGCGCTGATCATCATCGGTATCACCTTCGCCCTCGCACGCAACTTGCCGGGTCTGCTCGAAGTGTTTGTGCTGTCCAAGCTCAATCTGGCCCAGGGCAGTGCTTACGCCACAACGACGCTGCTGTCGTACGTGATTGCCGGCGTCGGCTTTGTCACCACACTGTCGACCCTCGGCGTCAGCTGGGACAAGTTGCAGTGGCTGGTCGCGGCACTGTCGGTGGGTCTCGGTTTCGGTATGCAGGAGATATTTGCCAACTTCATCTCCGGGATCATGATCCTGTTCGAACGCCCGGTACGGATCGGCGACACCATCACCATCGGCAACCTGTCGGGCACGGTGAGCAAGATCCGCATCCGCGCCACGACCATCACCGATTTCGATCGCAAGGACATCATTGTCCCAAACAAGACGTTCATCACCGGGCAACTGATCAACTGGTCGCTGACCGACACCATCACCCGCGTGACACTGAAACTCGGCGTCGATTACGGCTCGGATCTGGATCTGGTCAAGGAACTGCTGCTCAAAGCTGCCCGCGAAAACCCGCGCGTGCTGAAGGAACCAGAGCCGCACGTGTACTTCCTCAACTTCGGCGAAAGCACTCTCGATCACGAACTGCGCATGCACGTGCGCGATCTGGGCGACCGCAACCCGGTGCTCGACGAGGTCAACCGCTTCATCAACCGCGAGTTCAAGAAGCAGCACATCAACATTTCGTTCCGGCAGATGGAGGTTTACCTGAAGAACCTCCACGGCCAGGAATACAAGATGGTGCCCGTGGAGCCGGAGAACAAAACCATCGTGCCGATCGTCGACGCGCAGAAACCGTTGCAGGAACCGCCACCGAGCAAACTCGACTAA